In Drosophila miranda strain MSH22 chromosome XR, D.miranda_PacBio2.1, whole genome shotgun sequence, the genomic window ACGGGGCCAGAAGCGGTGGTGAAATTTGTTGCCGATAAACTCAAGGTGCCGGAGGGGGAAATTTCTTGCGTGAAATTGGTTAAGCGAGATGCTGATCTATCTGCGTTATCTGGTGTTCCCCGTGGTCTTTGATGATAGATTCTGGCCAGTATCGGTAAGGGTTTCGCGCATAGACAGACGCCGGAAGCTGATTTGACGGCAGTAAATCTGTGTGCAGCTGTGCCACTGCGGACGTCCACGCTGACTCAGAAAGCTCCAGGTTCATCCACTTCAAAAAAAACCCCAGTGAAACCCCATTGGTTTTATGATCGCCGCTTCTCCACAAAATATTCTGCTTGCACTTTTTTGACGAAGAGTCAGCAGCCCGTCGTGCACTCTTATGTGGAACACTCTTCAGCATCATCACCTAGATTGGCTCTCCCTGCCCAATCTTCTAGACGAGGATGGTGTGCTGCTATTTCGGACTCCGGCACATAAGCAGGTTTCAAGCATGGGTCTCGGCCCTTTGGTTCAGTGGGATATGCCTGAACCTCCTCTGGATCCATCTTCCGTGGCCGCTAACAGGACGGCACCGCCACTTTCTGGGACCGTGCCGATGGACGGTGCCAAGACTCAGGCTGTCAGCTTGGCTACCTCTTCGTGTGACTTCGACGCTGTCATTTTGTTTGAAACCTGGCTCAATTCAAACGTAATTCGTTTCGTAAGGACAGAGATTGTGCCAAGACGAAGCGCTGCAGAGAAGGTGGGGTCATTGTGGCCGTCAGACACACCCTACTGGATGGTGGCTCTGTTCTGGATCAGATTGGTGTGGCGGTGGCTGGCCAGTCGGAGACGCTATTAGCGCATCGTACATTCCACCGAATAGCTGTCACACACTCAAAACATTGCTAAAATATATGTTATGGTATTCTGCGAGACCGTCAGCACCCCTGCGTTGCTGGCGACTTCAATTTGGGTTCGTTGATATGGTCCGGCGATCCGCAGTCGTCGGCTATGATACCAAGCAATGTACATTTGCCGCACGAGATTCTCTTGCTAGATGATTTTTTTAGTATGGGCTTAACCAAAGTAAATAGTTTTTGTTAGTTTGGATATAGATTGCCATGTTACATCTTGCGAACTGCCTTGGACGGCTACGTGtccgacgagagcgacctagccaagGGTCTTAGCCACATCGATGTCGgggaggagctggagtccCCCGAAAGCGACCTCGAaacaacaatggtggaggtgagcctcaggaatatcactgacgctcctgcagattaacctccaccattgtaaggcagcatgcgctgctctactgctccatctagccaagggtggagcctaAAAAGTCCTCATTTAGGATCCTCGGAAGCAGGGTCTTCGGTCTGAAGACTCCAAACTataagctatacgtagctgaaaccgcaggttaaattcgtacctgcattcttgcaaaaagagattggcacttatttttgctcccaaatttcagcaatgaagacctaGCCTCGAAGGCTAGGAgtgctcactgaggatctgctccgtaTACATGGGTCATAACCAACCTGACCCAACCACTGCCAGTGGTTAAGCACTGACGCAAACGAAGGGGGTGAGTACCTCTTTTTaattacttactgaccactcagatgttCTTATTAAACCGGAAGTTATCCCACCTCTATTATTAAAAACcacaaggaggtcctggaccacacgcttgcctctcatgagatacagagGAACATTGTAACCTGGAGTCCTGGAAAaacactccttctcggaccacagtaACATGGAAACTGTATTCTCCTTTTCATTACCGAAACCAGCTCAATTCCGGACCCGCAGGCGGACAAattggactcggtactctgactGCCtttgtcgtgttctccctgagtcCCCACCTGAGGAGGAGAGCTTCACCGACGCCTGCATTAAAGCGCTCGATAAAtcctgcccctctggcaagaacagaggccggaagaaacctgaatggtagACTCCGAAACTGGgcgaactccggaaagcctcccggagactcttcaataaagctaaggctgaaaacgttgagcaaaactgggccgattacaaggccagtctgtcaacctacaacaaagaacttaggaaagccaaacgcgcctcttGGCGTAAATTCTTTCGAAGACTACACCCACCCTACTTGAAGAATGTCGACCAGTCTTGGACCACGTCCAGCgatgagtcgctaaatctgCTTCTTAATACTCACTACCCTGGCTACGATAAAAACAGACCCATATACTGTCGGCTCAAATGCTATCCTGAACCTGCTAGGCGAGGAGAACATTTTCTGGGCGATCAAAAACTTCCAACCATACAAGTCTGCGGGGACAGATGGCAttatccctgcccaactgattcacgtgGGACTAAAAACCATTaattggctcaaaataattaaCGAGGGAGTATTCTCCAACGCGTGAATCCCGGCATGCCTTttggaagggaagatccaccgaaacggccctacactcgataaTCGAAGCGCCCCTTAACTTTATGGAGTACACCCTgttagccttcctcgacatagaaggcgcctttaataacATCCCTCCGACctccatcacgggcgcactggcAGCCCTGGGGGTTGACTCCTGGACGGTGGTCGTCCATCCtaatcgatcagatgctacgaAGCaagacggttgaggcatcactgagGACGTTAACAACTACCAGATTTTTCAGCAGGTGAAGACCACAgagcggagtcctctcgcccctcttatggaacgtggcagtgaacgaactgtgagtgcatgacaagtaatCGCACGACGATGTCGagatgggcagacaaatgcagGCCGTCAAatgtcaacccgtctaaaacggatagaggatagagtaaagaatgCACAGTGCACAGTGGACCTCTATACATGCAGGAAAGCAATCGGACTACAATGGGGAATGGCCCCGTATATAGTTCGGAATCtatacaccgccatcatacgaccaatcatgctctatggagtggtagtatggtggccagccctAGACAAAAGAACTTGTCTCAACAGACTCAGTatagttcaacgcatggcagagctatgcataactggcgggctacgcactactccaggggaagccctagATACTGGAGCTACTATAACGAGCTGTTTTTATCCCCCCtccccggctaccgccttaacctaacctaaaaAATATTTTGGGCAGTCTTTACTACTGGTAGCACTAGTAGCGCACTGTATGCGAGAGCAAGGGGTTATGTCATGGGGAGGAAGGCCACTCGAGTCGCATATTGTTTTACCTTTACAGTATTTTGCAGTATGACcaatatttttgaaatttttgcATCTCATAGGGTAATGGATACATTATTTGAAACAAGCGGTGTGCCATGTAATTTGAATTTTTCCTGGTAAGTTATAGAGGTAAAAAATAAGCTGGATTTCTCCAGTGGGTGTAGCTTTGCCATCGACTTGGCGAGTGTATTTGAAAATCTCGACAGCTCTTTGGGCTTAAAGTTCTTTTAGAATCTCGTCGTTTGAAATATAATTGtgtgatggacctatttccggctgaggtaagctcagttaCGTCCaaggtcaatccacaagaattTTATAGATGGATGGAACCTTAACGGAGGTGTTGTGCTTGGCCTGTGGCAGAGAAGATGGAGCGGAGCCTGGTCGAGAGACACTTGTGGTGTGCGTCGAACTGTGCTTAGGGACGTAGAGGGGAATAGTGCCAGAGCCTCGACCCTTTGTAATGACCTACGCTGTTCATATTATTTAAATACTTGGTTTGGCTTTTATTCGTTTCTTCGTTTCTTATTATGTTTTTGGTGAGTCCGAGTTACTCTGCGGGGTAACGTCTAGACTCGGAGCCGGGCTCGCATTTCGCCAATTTGGCAGTTGTGGGTTGACCTGGCTTATTCCTCTCCGACTTGGGGTCCGTATTTTGGCAACTCGGCGGGTTTGCCATTGGTGCTCGTCGTGGTCTTCCTTGGTGTGTCATCGTTTTCGCGGTTGATGAACCTGGAAGACTGCACCTGATCGGTTGCTCGGACCGAAGTGGAGGATCCGCGTGACCGGGTATGATTAGTCGTCACTTTATGGGGTATTCTCTTGGCGGCTAGTGAAAAAGTGGATGAGGTGTCTTAAATGTTGTTAGTCGGAATTCGCGTTGGGGTCGGTGTTGTAGACCcgtttaggttcgttacaattGAGGTTTGGAGCTTAAACagaagatatgagaaaactaaCTAGCCAGAATAATCTGGAAGTCTGGATCAAATCGGATAATGATTATTATAACGCCGGAATGAAAATATTAATTTTCAATGGCTACGCAACGCCGTTCACGCGCTTACTCATTTTCATtatctctctctatctatctcactctcacacacactcttCATCGTGCAGTATGCACTGACTTATTGTAGGGCATGATGAAATTATACACGGCGGTCTCGTCAAGAGCCGAAGctcgttcgtgttgtcccttatcgtcagtgcatgcttgcttgttgatgcggattgttgttgttgggtaaacattactcatgagcaacacaacactaTTCACGGAtgaatttttatacccgatactcaaaatgagtattggggtatattagatttgtggtaaaagtggatgtgtgtaacatccagaaggaatcgtttccgaccccataaagtatatatattcttgatcagcattaatagccgagtcgattgagccctgtctgtctgtccgtctgtccgtccgtccgtccgtccgtccgtccgtccgtccgtccccttcagcgcctagtgctcaaagactataagagctagagcaacgatgttttggatccagacttctgtgatatgtcactgctacaaaaatatttcaaaacttcgccccgcccacttccgcccccacaaaggacgaaaatctgtggcatccacatttttaaagatacgataaaaccaaaaacgcagaatcggtgaggatgaccatatcttctacagtgcaaaatctgaaccagatcgaattatgattatagccagaatcaagaaaacaatttcattctttctccctctgtctctctctaacacacaggtttcatggtcggttttgtcaattgcaaaatatgagttcaaggatctcagaacctataagagccagagcaaccaaattttgtatccacactcctgtgatatcggaccttgaccgtttcgtggccatcatagataatgaccatatctatcagactgctgaacctggatcagatcggatcatttttatacccaaaaggaacaaatcaatttgcactggctacgcagcgcccgacgtcacgctcagaccgattttctgtctctctcgcacgcactctttgtcgtgtcgtttaatattagcggcgtctgtcggaggagagccatactgactaagtatcgggtataactgtagagttgcggtgtccgcagcaactcacaacgttccccctcgtttgataTGTGCTTAACCCTTTTGTTCCAACCTCAAAAAAATGACATATTGCATATTAGATTACATAAATAGCATATACAACAAAACTCAAAGAATTATaagtaatatttatatattatgtaaaagaacattttaatattACTAAAAATTTTGAAgcaaaattattaatggctgcacaaaatttaaatattactgtatcagtaaaatcattttattttaaaattttaaaccCCACGAGCCTGTTGAGGGTTATAAATTTAAAATCGCGGCCGTAGCTgcgactcacaacgttccttTTCGTAAAAGGCACTAAACTTTGCTTTTCACTGCGCTTTATTTACCGACTGTCAATTGTACTACAAATTCGCATTTTATTAAAAATCGATAGATATCGAATAAATCCACAAATTCCAATGATAGGTCAAATGTTATCGTTACTCAGCAAAAACTGCAAGCACTGGCAAAAAAGCGACAGCATATTACATtacaaagaaaaagaattcAATTGGAATTGCACAAACACAGTCGGCCTTCATAAAAGTGTACAAAGCAACTGGGCTAATACATCAGAGAATATTCCTGAAAGGAGCTCGTCCAGATCCAGTTAACGAAACAGAATTCACGCAAATCCAAGCAGTTGACAATGCATCCTTTTACTTATGCCATATCCGTGAACTTCGTGGCCACCTGCTGGGAAAATCAACCGGCTCAACAATTTAGATTGTCGGAGATAATTGAGTTCCCAGCCATTTTGGTCAATCTGAAAACGGGTATGGTCGAGGCGGAGTTTCACAAGTACGTGATGCCCGTGGAGTCGCCGCAACTGAGCGAATACTGTACCAGTCTGACGGGCATTCAGCAGAAGACTGTGGAGGCGGGAGTGCCACTGCAGACGGCACTCAATTCCTTTATCGAGTGGCTGAAGAAGGAATTGAGCGCCCGCAACCTGGTGCTACCAAAGATGAGTATGACCAATCCACAGGGAAACTGTTTCTTCGTCACCTGGACGAAATgggactttggaatctgtctTGCCAAGGAGTGCGCACGCAAGAATATACGTAAACCAACCTGCTTCAATCAGTGGATAGACGCGAGGGCCATCTACAAGAAGTGGTACAAGTATCGTCCCTTCAGCTTCGACAATGCCCTGGCCCATGTGAGGCTGACCTTCCAGGGACGTGCTCACTCCGGCATCGATGATGCCAAGAATCTGGGCAATCTCATTTGCAAGATGTCTCGTGATGGAGCCCCCTTTTCGATCACCAAGGATCTGACACCACATAAGGAGCTCAACGAGAACCGTGGCTTCTGAGCTTAAGCAGTCAGCCATCAGCCATTAGCCAtcccagccagagccagagcccccCAGCCAGAGCATAATAATCCATTTGTTTGTTGGATTATGTTTAATATTCAACGCCACAGTAACCCAAGGACACTAATGCTGACTAAGAGATGGGCCCAATTTAAACACAAATGTAAACGCCAAATAAGattattgtttttttattaTCTACATAATTTCTTTTGACAGAAATAACGACTTGACATTTGAAGTGCGTCGCCATCGCAGCAAAGCCCCAGCACCTGCATCTGGATATCAAAATCCAGCAAGAAAACCACAACACTAAAAATCCACTCATTTATCCTATTGGGTGTAGAGAATTGGGGTGATTATGAGTTTTGCATAATCTGAACACAAATGTAATAGCAAAATAATTATcttgttttctttttatattttatctaacataaattaaattgatGTGCATCGCAATGACAGCCGATCGCCTGCCAGAAGCCATTAGCCATCCCACCAAAGCAGAATGAGCCAGAACACAAAAAAagccatttatttatttgattataTTTAATACACTTAAtacgctgcgtagccactgcaaattgatttgttcggttataataatgatccgatccgattcagattcggcaatctggtagatatggttattctctatgattgttcagaattgtggatgccacagatcttcgtcctttgtgatggcggaagagggtggggtgaaattttgaaatacatatcactaggcgctcatagggacggacaaacggacgggcggacagacagacatggctctatCGACCCTCGACTATAgatgctgatcaggaatatacatacatatatactttataggcaaaatgttcttttttttttgttatgtAT contains:
- the LOC117186797 gene encoding ERI1 exoribonuclease 2-like, whose protein sequence is MHPFTYAISVNFVATCWENQPAQQFRLSEIIEFPAILVNLKTGMVEAEFHKYVMPVESPQLSEYCTSLTGIQQKTVEAGVPLQTALNSFIEWLKKELSARNLVLPKMSMTNPQGNCFFVTWTKWDFGICLAKECARKNIRKPTCFNQWIDARAIYKKWYKYRPFSFDNALAHVRLTFQGRAHSGIDDAKNLGNLICKMSRDGAPFSITKDLTPHKELNENRGF